One part of the Moorena sp. SIOASIH genome encodes these proteins:
- a CDS encoding TIR domain-containing protein has protein sequence MTIFFDAFISYGRADSKAFATKLEARLTQLGLTVWFDQKDIPPAVDWQHQIDNGIERTHNFIFIISPHSVNSKYCLKEIELAIKYNKRIIPLVHVKSPRDKITTIIRKLNWIYFQEKINDFEASFKQLMNSIRKHADYVEQHTRFLVKALEWDRNQQQTNHLLIQSERIQAESWLKVRFKKEQAPCVPTDLHCEFICESTKNANNLMTQVFISYSDKDKDIKDKLSKTLMREGITIWKPETDIKTGIDFQAAINQGIEEADNLIYLISPNSIQSKYCNQELEHAFVHNKRIILLLIEDTDIDQIPPKIRSLQFLNFTKYNNEANYRFMAAQLLKELNQDALYYEEHKLLLVKALKWLSQNRNSSILLRGHNLNYYENWLKVNRQRLEHPPLGLHEEFLAASRNQQHESYLDVFISYSRTDSDLARKLNEALQLQGKTTWFDQESIPPGSDFQQEIYRGIEQSDNFLFIISPASVNSPYCAGEVEYAQTLNKRFVTVLSTQVPATVLHPGLASIQWIDFNRHRGDFYPNFSELVRTLDTDREHVRSHTKWLQRAREWEQSNQDTDLLLRGSEFSIAQQWLLNAETNDKQPTATLLHKEYIAKSGDAISILRKQEKRRLVILRLSLTLMSAAFAAAVGFGLVALMQWKRAEMVSVGHINALSRYSLALRESHQEFDALIEAIRAARQLQKQRRSVKPETEALVRTALHGAVSWVREYNRLVGHNSWVTSVSFSPDGNLIASASKDHTVKLWSRKGKPLQTLKGHEATVWNVSFSPDGKTIATASQDKTVKLWSLDGKNLQTFKGHQRGVRSVSFSPDGRMLATASNDNTVKLWTLNGKQLQTFEGIVAGYRSISFSPDGKILASAGSNNTIKLWHLDGTSMVRFKGHEAEVNSISFSPQGKMIASASRDKTVKLWSLDGRELKTFPKKFPGVRSVRFSPDGKTLASASRDKTVKLWSLDGSELQTFRGHQAGAYDLSFSPDGKTLASASEDKTIKLWRLDAKTPRTFKGHRSNVWSVSFSPDGKTLASASEDKTAKLWHLDYTCAKEGLGERSSSQTINFMDFCLTPNLLENHRDAVFSVSFSPDGKTIATGSRDSTVRLWSKDGKKIQTLQGHQAEVFSVSFSPDSQTIVSGSWDKAVKLWTFKGRERQRLKKLRAAVRSVNFSPDGLMIAVGSDDNTIKLWSRGNLCNGELKSAKLKAANLKPAVGSDHNTNFLPFCLTPTILKGHDDVIWSVSFSPDSQMLVSGSEDETVKLWSRNGKEIRTLKGHEGKVFSVSFSPDGKMIASASGDKTVKLWNLKGQEIETLMGHNDGVFSLSFSPDGKILASSDYSGNVIMWDMDISLDFNDLLGRACDWVGDYLKHNSAIDESDRTLCDGIKPKSK, from the coding sequence ATGACTATATTTTTCGATGCCTTTATCTCCTACGGACGTGCTGACAGCAAAGCCTTTGCTACTAAACTTGAAGCTAGACTAACACAATTGGGCTTAACGGTCTGGTTTGACCAGAAGGACATTCCGCCTGCTGTAGATTGGCAGCATCAGATTGATAATGGCATTGAGAGAACTCATAACTTCATTTTTATCATTTCCCCCCATTCCGTTAATTCAAAATACTGCCTCAAAGAAATTGAACTGGCTATTAAATACAATAAACGCATTATTCCTTTAGTGCATGTTAAATCCCCTCGGGATAAAATTACTACGATTATCCGTAAACTGAACTGGATCTATTTCCAAGAGAAAATCAACGATTTTGAAGCGTCCTTTAAACAATTAATGAATTCCATCCGTAAGCATGCTGATTATGTAGAACAGCATACTCGGTTTTTAGTTAAAGCTCTGGAGTGGGACAGAAATCAACAACAAACTAACCACCTGTTAATCCAGTCAGAACGGATTCAAGCTGAATCTTGGTTAAAGGTACGGTTTAAAAAAGAGCAGGCTCCTTGTGTGCCAACGGATTTACATTGTGAGTTTATTTGTGAAAGCACCAAGAATGCCAATAATTTAATGACCCAAGTGTTTATCTCTTATTCTGATAAAGATAAAGATATCAAGGATAAACTTAGCAAAACCCTGATGCGTGAAGGAATCACAATCTGGAAACCTGAAACTGATATTAAAACCGGTATAGACTTCCAAGCGGCAATCAACCAAGGAATCGAAGAAGCTGATAATCTCATTTACTTAATTTCACCCAATTCGATTCAATCAAAATACTGTAATCAAGAGCTTGAACATGCCTTTGTTCACAATAAACGGATTATATTACTACTGATTGAAGACACGGATATCGACCAAATACCACCAAAAATTCGCTCGTTACAATTCCTAAATTTTACTAAGTATAATAATGAAGCAAACTATCGCTTCATGGCTGCTCAATTATTAAAAGAATTAAATCAAGATGCTCTCTATTACGAAGAGCATAAGCTTTTGTTAGTCAAAGCGCTAAAATGGCTGAGCCAAAACCGCAATTCTAGCATTTTATTGCGGGGTCACAATTTAAACTATTACGAAAACTGGCTGAAAGTAAATCGGCAACGCCTGGAACATCCACCCCTAGGATTACATGAAGAATTTCTTGCGGCTAGCAGGAATCAACAGCATGAATCTTATCTAGACGTTTTTATTTCTTATTCCCGTACTGATTCAGATTTGGCTAGAAAGTTAAATGAGGCATTACAGTTACAGGGTAAAACGACTTGGTTTGACCAAGAAAGTATTCCTCCGGGCAGTGATTTTCAGCAGGAAATATATCGGGGAATTGAACAGTCTGATAATTTCTTATTTATTATTTCCCCTGCTTCGGTAAATTCACCCTACTGTGCTGGGGAGGTAGAGTATGCTCAGACATTAAATAAACGGTTTGTGACTGTGCTTTCTACACAGGTACCAGCAACAGTGCTACATCCTGGATTAGCTAGCATCCAGTGGATTGATTTCAATAGGCATCGAGGAGATTTTTATCCCAATTTCAGTGAATTGGTCAGAACCCTTGATACTGACCGAGAGCATGTGCGCAGTCACACCAAATGGTTGCAACGAGCTAGGGAATGGGAGCAGTCTAACCAAGATACGGATTTGCTGTTGCGTGGCAGTGAATTTTCTATTGCCCAACAATGGTTGCTTAATGCCGAGACCAATGATAAACAGCCGACTGCAACACTTTTACACAAGGAATATATTGCTAAAAGTGGGGATGCCATATCGATTTTGAGAAAACAGGAAAAGCGTCGATTAGTCATCTTACGGTTGTCCCTTACTTTGATGAGTGCAGCATTTGCAGCAGCTGTTGGCTTTGGCTTGGTTGCTTTGATGCAATGGAAACGAGCAGAAATGGTAAGCGTTGGTCACATTAATGCTCTGAGTCGATATTCACTGGCTCTGAGAGAATCACATCAAGAATTTGATGCCCTGATCGAAGCAATCAGGGCTGCACGGCAACTGCAAAAACAGAGACGCAGTGTAAAACCTGAAACTGAGGCTCTGGTTAGGACAGCATTGCACGGAGCAGTGTCTTGGGTCAGAGAATACAACCGTTTGGTAGGCCATAACAGTTGGGTTACCAGTGTTAGTTTTAGCCCTGACGGTAATCTGATTGCTTCTGCTAGTAAAGACCATACTGTCAAACTTTGGAGCCGCAAGGGTAAGCCACTCCAAACCTTGAAGGGACATGAGGCTACGGTTTGGAATGTTAGTTTCAGCCCAGATGGCAAGACTATTGCTACAGCTAGTCAGGATAAGACGGTCAAACTGTGGAGCTTAGACGGGAAAAACCTCCAAACCTTTAAAGGACATCAGCGTGGAGTGCGGAGCGTGAGTTTTAGTCCGGACGGCAGGATGCTGGCTACGGCTAGTAATGATAATACTGTCAAGCTGTGGACCCTCAATGGCAAGCAACTCCAAACGTTTGAGGGTATTGTGGCTGGATATCGCAGCATCAGCTTTAGTCCGGATGGCAAAATTCTGGCTTCTGCTGGAAGTAACAATACTATCAAACTCTGGCACCTGGATGGGACAAGTATGGTAAGGTTCAAGGGGCATGAGGCTGAGGTTAATAGCATCAGTTTCTCACCCCAAGGCAAGATGATTGCTTCTGCTAGTCGGGATAAAACTGTTAAACTCTGGAGCCTTGATGGTCGGGAACTAAAGACTTTTCCAAAGAAATTCCCTGGAGTCAGAAGCGTCAGGTTCAGCCCGGATGGCAAAACCCTCGCCTCTGCTAGTCGGGATAAAACCGTTAAACTCTGGAGCCTTGATGGCTCGGAACTCCAAACCTTCCGAGGGCATCAGGCTGGAGCTTATGACCTTAGCTTTAGCCCAGATGGCAAGACCCTGGCTAGTGCTAGTGAAGATAAAACCATTAAACTCTGGCGCTTAGATGCGAAAACACCTCGCACCTTCAAGGGTCATAGGAGTAATGTCTGGAGTGTGAGTTTCAGCCCAGATGGCAAAACCTTGGCTAGTGCTAGTGAAGATAAAACTGCTAAGCTATGGCATTTAGATTATACCTGTGCCAAGGAAGGATTAGGGGAGAGAAGCTCTAGTCAAACTATCAATTTTATGGATTTTTGTTTGACCCCAAACCTTCTAGAAAACCACAGGGATGCAGTGTTTAGTGTTAGTTTCAGCCCGGATGGTAAAACTATTGCTACGGGTAGCCGGGATAGTACGGTTAGACTTTGGAGTAAGGATGGTAAAAAAATCCAAACACTCCAGGGGCATCAGGCTGAAGTCTTTAGCGTTAGTTTCAGCCCTGACAGTCAGACTATTGTATCTGGCAGTTGGGATAAAGCTGTCAAGCTTTGGACTTTTAAAGGAAGAGAACGCCAAAGGTTGAAAAAGCTTAGGGCTGCGGTTAGAAGTGTTAATTTTAGTCCCGATGGTCTGATGATTGCTGTTGGTAGTGATGATAATACTATTAAGCTTTGGAGTCGGGGAAACTTATGTAATGGTGAATTAAAATCAGCAAAATTAAAAGCAGCAAACTTAAAACCAGCAGTTGGATCAGACCATAACACAAATTTTTTGCCTTTTTGCTTAACTCCTACCATCCTCAAAGGTCATGATGATGTGATCTGGAGTGTCAGTTTTAGTCCGGACAGTCAGATGCTTGTC
- a CDS encoding GNAT family N-acetyltransferase, with protein MSEVTIRPACLADVEVLFNLIQALVESQKASHTVTGNIEDLKEHLFGPRIYAEAILAQRDDKAVGFALFFYNYSTFMIKPVMYLGDLFVLPEYRRQGIAKALIRYLAKLAISRDCGRLELSVLDWNSSAIAFYKSLGASILDEWRICHITGTSLTNLGN; from the coding sequence ATGTCTGAAGTAACGATCCGCCCAGCCTGTCTAGCTGATGTAGAAGTTTTGTTCAACCTAATTCAAGCGCTGGTTGAATCTCAAAAAGCATCTCATACTGTCACTGGAAATATCGAAGATCTCAAAGAACACTTGTTTGGTCCCCGTATCTATGCTGAGGCCATTCTAGCACAACGGGATGACAAGGCTGTTGGATTTGCCTTATTTTTCTACAACTATTCTACGTTTATGATAAAACCAGTGATGTATCTGGGAGATTTGTTTGTACTCCCAGAATATCGACGTCAAGGTATTGCTAAAGCTCTGATTCGCTACTTGGCTAAATTAGCAATTTCACGAGACTGTGGTCGCTTAGAATTGAGTGTATTAGATTGGAACTCATCTGCGATCGCCTTCTATAAAAGCCTCGGAGCCTCTATTCTCGATGAATGGCGAATTTGTCACATCACTGGTACATCTTTGACCAATCTAGGAAACTAG